Proteins encoded together in one Temnothorax longispinosus isolate EJ_2023e chromosome 5, Tlon_JGU_v1, whole genome shotgun sequence window:
- the Atg2 gene encoding autophagy-related protein 2 homolog B isoform X1: protein MSKMSWFGWSADIKKRACRYLLQRYLGQFSEELTLDQLTVDLYNGTGRVVNVSLDVQALNEMGEQQHLPLDFVDGFIMEISISIPWSALLSQASYVEVKGLRLTVQPRQRIETGTSMFESMWSSMTSSMQLAQECLQQDAASVGNAQPLEAVELFAQTIDSILSRVKVRFIDTVIRLEHVPLNSSTGVAIEVWIQNLEYSDEAGLDPSNTSLDPDECAKGYIISAFSTKRFYMEGVTFHTDEFPSRARTFSRSMLASTCSTPDSKNSDSLFISAQMSPTQSIMHTPPEGNAVNNSNESNPIMFAKLAGRQEVRLKMKQGEGISGPKVELEITLGALTLFLSPRQLHVLLELVHGLASPDLEDVSNVVPRRYVEKPMASSDFNRIERELIHQTHPMQDLKTTDLRYAQGWSTGSVDESDNEDEFLPMKLPGSSSMCDSITSNNFSMEGSISTSSISSKSSATNLPRHNRHRHNIDNDTSAETTQFHIRVSSVALILLHEDILTPCVEQLGLTSSSVRQMRNAAKEFFRHVGTFAMGGYGSKDFDTASKSLTEACRLSHIRLLAAPLVVEGSEKTTNQYSAISGSLTLASLEVVECLVDSNNPSSYRTPSMEFIELLAFTKENTTNIGFSNKTDFRMRFKYTQKAVRHTHMTKFAHPRTEFDIQMEPCRGEVDITIVDRISAILNPQPICTCNPVINARDANQQTLFDQAVDSATLPDSRVDVKISSSSCTIKLRFPVPDLRPLHDMSRAPWWKRSVRSDYMIVQMTDAQVHSTMDSRSHYIARHELQCRRLSLLYIETEGDAPIEIGLATADEKNDTATYQQVNDDLGWARVVVIVYPERLGGPLEDSSEEEVENDKRILDDTLEKTPKHAPSPFTSRRIMRESDTLHSKSHEHGQKNEQSDGEELIIPGNRQEMLEFIEEGIHGSRLQLEINLPCASVQIPSKRIYEQLYNRFNTDLFLWEPSAPRPKYTTHLENHIGLDLASTLLQESTYPKFSMCKSGIQYNSDSDSDEGGIFHSTTNEKSHKEAQRMSSKKAQSKLAMTLSINQGLLSMYTPVRDSLRNVIPGQQGELIIRLEDATIFSVTAYKGNANLSYACAMMRSVSLDHCGLTTSPSRTPPLRCINSVRPRYCERTIYRSGSGSNITANPNDKDMVTVAVRVQAAHQTHRIKTFRVAIGISNATLRHRMCSAATSWFTELMDCLDVADHPVAGYSPPGVLTELHLHLWDCAIDYRPLHLPLRSVVTLGNFSVSSNITAQTNTSTLRFIAEDVALFISDKLREKSVDLKRNYVCVMNFGLFELSLRLNERMYGGVPRVDLRASNNVLHVRTCSDSGRALMQLLTYIANDGDLQQPNSVINSSSTESIPTVPPTSTRYEENLLGVESINTLSRSQVERVYSLMEDALEETVKGTTTQSGNESEKIPMTENRVEFFFPDDSCAATREAETQKSSQECGKTIACGVEDDDDDDEFCILGEEAGTGIIPRYGVPEVRSLCQEPLRIVDNHFSVPVGKTDLLQTPPNYPAPVLKYTLCEMTLIWHMYGGNDFDGSQPQSAKHVTINDNVRSNMTHGRSRSAIGAVGFNKSSPNEVHFGSVPNSPRATRSNDALIDWHTLSGPGRRHDVLMELQLSKVRFQHEVYPENTREASRQVLLVHEIEVRDRLASSHINKFLYQYSSEARPRQSHSIMFTMKAVHVRPDPRLSAQECCLKLSLLPLRLNIDQDSLLFLIQFFNELGGGSKRSQESSSTPNSSQSTPVSKQGTPTHHPPIMSVNDDASTNDTMMNMSQNNIIDQNLLILLEDELTFRENKTKTKTVHQVHDDSQPIYFRNIVFGPEVLIRLDYHGKRVDFTHGPLAGLLMGLAELNCSELRLKRMSYRHGLLGYDKLFTYLVSEWLQDIKKNQLPSLLGGVGPMYSVVQLFQGIRDLFWLPIEQYQRDGRIVRGLQRGANSFTTCTAMAALELTCRIVQALQTTAETAYDIVSPGPSVRCKIRGQKGRRKRYNQPLDIREGVANAYTLVKEGLGETATQLVRVASEEHEHKGTVGAVGGVLRQIPPTVVKPIILATEATSNVLGGMRSSLVPDARREAVQKWRQDSDAC from the exons GCGCTCAACGAGATGGGGGAGCAACAACATCTCCCGCTGGACTTCGTCGACGGTTTTATAATGGAGATATCTATTAGTATACCGTGGTCGGCGTTACTTAGTCAAGCGAGTTACGTGGAAGTCAAGGGTCTCAGACTCACGGTACAACCGCGACAAAGAATCGAAACTGGGACATCGATGTTCGAGTCTATGTGGAGTTCAATGACGTCCAGTATGCAACTCGCTCAGGAGTGTCTGCAACAAGACGCGGCCAGTGTGGGAAATGCTCAGCCCTTAGAGGCGGTGGAACTGTTTGCGCAGACTATAGATTCAA TCTTGTCTCGGGTCAAAGTGAGATTTATCGATACTGTGATACGTTTGGAACACGTACCGTTGAATTCTTCCACGGGAGTAGCGATCGAAGTGTGGATACAAAATCTTGAATATTCTGACGAAGCTGGATTAGATCCCAGTAATACGTCTCTAGATCCCGACGAATGTGCGAAGGGTTACATTATTTCGGCGTTCTCCACTAAGCGATTTTACATGGAGGGAGTGACTTTTCATACCGACGAATTTCCCTCGCGCGCAAGAACGTTTTCTAGAAGTATGTTGGCTAGCACGTGCTCTACTCCCGATTCTAAG AACTCGGACAGTCTGTTTATCTCCGCACAAATGTCTCCTACGCAGAGCATTATGCATACTCCTCCAGAAGGAAATGCTGTTAACAACTCGAACGAATCAAATCCCATCATGTTTGCTAAGCTGGCAGGTAGACAAGAAGTGagattaaaaatgaaacaagGCGAAGGAATATCGGGACCAAAG GTAGAACTGGAAATTACTCTGGGAGCACTTACTTTGTTCCTGAGTCCTAGGCAGCTTCATGTCTTATTAGAATTAGTGCATGGCCTAGCATCTCCAGATCTAGAAGACGTTAGTAATGTTGTTCCGAGAAGATATGTGGAAAAACCTATGGCTAGCAGTGATTTTAATCGTATAGAACGCGAGCTTATCCATCAAACACATCCTATGCAAGATTTGAAGACTACG gaTTTACGATATGCTCAAGGATGGTCTACTGGATCTGTGGACGAATCTGACAACGAGGATGAATTCCTACCAATGAAATTGCCGGGATCTTCGTCGATGTGTGATTCGATCACGAGCAATAATTTCAGTATGGAGGGCAGCATATCGACCAGCAGCATTAGTTCGAAAAGTTCGGCAACGAATTTGCCGAGACATAATAGACACAGACATAACATAGACAACGACACGTCCGCTGAGACTACCCAGTTTCacataagggtgtcttccgtCGCTCTAATTCTGTTGCACGAAGATATACTAACGCCATGCGTGGAACAACTCGGTCTAACTTCTAGCAGTGTAAGACAGATGAGAAACGCGGCGAAGGAATTTTTCAGGCACGTAGGAACGTTTGCTATGGGCGGCTATGGAAGTAAAGATTTTGATACAGCgtcaaaatcacttacagaGGCTTGTCGACTTAGTCATATTAG ATTACTAGCTGCGCCATTAGTGGTCGAGGGCAGTGAAAAGACAACTAATCAATACTCTGCGATATCAGGAAGCTTGACTTTAGCTAGTTTGGAAGTTGTAGAATGTTTGGTTGACTCCAACAACCCTAGCTCGTATAGAACACCATCGATGGAATTCATCGAGCTATTAGCGTTCACGAAAGAGAACACAACTAATATTGGGTTTTCCAACAAAACTGATTTTAGGATGAGATTTAAATATACCCAAAAGGCTGTTCGACATACTCACATGACGAAATTTGCACATCCACGCACAGAGTttga CATTCAAATGGAACCCTGCAGAGGCGAAGTAGACATTACTATTGTAGATAGAATATCTGCTATTCTTAATCCGCAGCCAATATGTACTTGCAATCCTGTAATAAATGCTAGAGATGCT AATCAACAGACATTATTTGATCAAGCTGTGGACAGTGCAACACTGCCAGATTCTAGAGTAGACGTCAAAATCTCTTCGTCGTCATGTACGATCAAACTGAG atttccTGTACCAGATTTAAGACCACTACACGATATGAGTCGTGCGCCGTGGTGGAAAAGATCTGTGAGATCTGACTATATGATAGTACAGATGACAGATGCACAAGTTCACTCCACTATGGATAGCCGATCTCATTATATAGCTAGGCACGAACTGCAATGTCGGCGGCTGTCGTTGTTGTACATAGAAACCGAGGGCGATGCGCCAATCGAAATCGGTTTAGCTACAGCTGACGAGAAGAATGATACTGCGACGTATCAGCAAGTCAACGATGATCTTGGTTGGGCGAGAGTAGTGGTCATTGTGTATCCAGAACGTCTCGGTGGTCCATTGGAGGATAGTTCTGAAGAAGAAGTAGAGAACGATAAACGGATTTTAGATGATACCTTGGAGAAAACTCCGAAACATGCGCCTTCCCCGTTCACCTCTAGACGAATCATGCGCGAATCCGACACGCTCCACTCGAAATCTCACGAACACGGTCAGAAAAACGAACAAAG CGACGGTGAAGAACTAATTATACCTGGAAATCGACAAGAAATGTTGGAATTTATCGAAGAAGGCATACACGGTTCTAGACTACAGCTGGAAATCAATTTACCTTGTGCTTCCGTCCAGATACCGTCTAAACGCATTTATGAACAGCTCTACAATCGATTCAATACCGATTTGTTCCTATGGGAGCCGTCGGCACCCAGGCCCAAATACACCACTCATCTGGAAAATCACATTGGCCTCGACCTAGCATCTACTCTTTTACAGGAATCCACTTATCCTAA ATTCAGCATGTGCAAAAGTGGGATCCAGTATAATTCCGACTCCGACTCAGACGAGGGAGGTATATTCCATTCTACAACGAACGAGAAGAGTCACAAAGAGGCACAAAGAATGTCATCGAAGAAAGCACAGAGCAAGTTGGCAATGACTCTAAGCATCAATCAGGGTCTTCTGTCTATGTACACTCCCGTGCGCGATTCTTTGCGCAACGTTATACCCGGGCAACAAGGAGAATTGATCATACGATTAGAGGATGCTACGATATTTTCCGTGACGGCATACAAGGGGAATGCTAATCTGAGCTACGCTTGCGCTATGATGAGGAGCGTATCGCTGGATCACTGCGGTTTGACGACAAGCCCGTCGCGGACACCGCCATTGAGATGTATCAATAGCGTTAGGCCACGATATTGCGAGAGAACGATATATCGTAGCGGATCCGGTAGCAATATAACAGCGAATCCTAACGACAAGGACATGGTGACAGTCGCGGTGAGGGTACAAGCGGCCCATCAGACGCATCGTATAAAGACTTTCCGGGTTGCGATAGGTATAAGCAATGCTACATTAAGGCACCGAATGTGTTCCGCCGCTACTTCGTGGTTCACAGAATTGATGGATTGTCTGGATGTAGCGGATCATCCTGTCGCCGGTTATTCACCGCCGGGTGTTCTGACTGAGCTGCATCTGCACCTGTGGGATTGCGCGATCGACTATAGACCGCTTCACCTGCCGCTAAGGTCTGTTGTGACCCTCGGCAATTTCAGCGTGTCGAGCAACATTACGGCGCAGACTAATACGTCAACATTGCGTTTTATCGCGGAGGATGTCGCGCTCTTCATATCGGACAAGCTGCGCGAAAAGTCGGTGGATCTAAAACGGAATTACGTGTGCGTGATGAATTTCGGCCTGTTCGAGTTGTCGCTACGCCTGAACGAGAGGATGTACGGCGGTGTGCCGCGAGTCGATCTCCGGGCGAGCAACAATGTGTTGCACGTACGCACATGCTCGGACTCGGGTCGCGCTCTCATGCAACTACTGACTTACATCGCCAACGATGGCGATTTGCAACAGCCGAATAGCGTGATAAACAGCAGCAGCACCGAGAGTATTCCCACTGTGCCACCAACGTCTACGAGATACGAGGAAAATCTTTTGGGCGTCGAGAGCATCAACACTCTTAGCAGGAGTCAAGTTGAGCGAGTCTATAGTTTAATGGAGGATGCGTTGGAGGAGACTGTGAAGGGAACGACAACTCAGAGTGGCAACGAAAGCGAGAAGATACCAATGACAGAAAATCGGgttgaatttttctttcctgATGATTCCTGTGCCGCTACGCGAGAGGCAGAGACGCAAAAGAGTTCGCAAGAATGCGGTAAAACGATCGCATGCGGTGTAGaagatgacgacgacgacgatgaatTTTGCATCTTGGGAGAGGAAGCTGGTACAGGAATAATACCGCGCTATGGAGTACCTGAGGTTCGGTCGCTGTGCCAAGAACCATTAAGAATAGTGGATAATCACTTTTCCGTGCCGGTCGGCAAAACCGATCTATTGCAGACTCCACCAAACTATCCTGCACCTGTATTGAAATACACCCTCTGCGAGATGACATTGATATGGCATATGTACGGTGGCAATGATTTCGATGGTTCTCAACCGCAGTCTGCTAAGCACGTGACCATCAATGACAACGTTCGCAGTAATATGACGCATGGAAG AAGTAGATCGGCTATAGGTGCTGTAGGTTTCAACAAGTCTAGTCCGAACGAGGTGCACTTTGGCAGCGTGCCGAATTCGCCGCGTGCAACGAGAAGCAACGACGCGTTGATCGATTGGCACACACTAAGTGGCCCGGGTCGACGGCACGACGTGCTAATGGAACTGCAATTGAGCAAGGTTCGCTTCCAGCACGAGGTCTATCCGGAGAACACCCGGGAAGCGTCCAGGCAGGTGCTACTGGTGCACGAGATTGAAGTAAGAGATAGACTGGCATCGTCGCACATAAACAAATTCCTTTATCAATACAGCAGCGAAGCGAGGCCAAGGCAGTCTCACTCTATTATGTTTACCATGAAGGCAGTTCACGTAAGGCCGGATCCCAGATTAAGTGCCCAAGAATGTTGTTTGAAACTTAGTCTACTGCCACTGCGACTGAACATAGACCAAGATAGCCTACTGTtcttaatacaattttttaacgaacTAGGCGGTGGATCGAAGCGAAGCCAAGAAAGCTCTAGCACACCTAATAGCTCGCAATCCACCCCCGTATCGAAACAAGGAACACCCACGCATCATCCGCCCATTATGAGCGTGAATGATGATGCGTCGACGAATGACACGATGATGAATATGTCGCAGAATAATATCATTGATCAGAATCTGTTGATACTCTTGGAAGACGAGCTGACATTCAGGGAGAACAAGACTAAAACAAAGACTGTCCACCAGGTCCACGATGATAGTCAACCGATATACTTTAG AAACATTGTATTCGGCCCAGAAGTTCTCATCAGACTGGATTATCATGGGAAACGCGTGGATTTCACTCATGGACCGTTGGCGGGCCTGCTAATGGGCTTGGCGGAACTAAATTGCTCCGAATTAAGACTGAAGAGAATGTCGTACAGGCACGGATTATTGGGTTATGACAAACTTTTTACATATCTAGTTTCGGAATGGTTGCAGGATATCAAGAAGAATCAACTCCCAAGTTTACTTGGTGGCGTGGGACCGATGTACTCTGTAGTACAGCTGT TTCAAGGGATACGTGATCTATTTTGGTTACCAATCGAACAGTATCAGAGAGACGGGAGAATTGTCCGTGGATTACAACGCGGAGCAAATAGTTTTACAACGTGTACCGCAATGGCTGCGTTAGAATTGACGTGTAGGATCGTGCAGGCATTACAGACCACGGCCGAGACTGCGTACGACATAGTTAGTCCTGGCCCCAGTGTGAGATGCAAGATCAGAGGACAGAAGGGTCGtcgaaaaagatataatcaGCCACTGGATATTCGAGAGGGGGTGGCTAATGCTTACACATTAGTCAAAGAG GGCTTAGGCGAGACTGCGACTCAACTGGTTCGCGTGGCTAGTGAAGAACACGAGCACAAGGGCACGGTCGGTGCAGTCGGTGGTGTACTGCGACAAATTCCACCGACAGTCGTGAAACCAATTATTTTGGCCACCGAAGCGACCAGCAATGTATTGGGTGGTATGCGATCATCGTTAGTACCCGATGCACGCCGAGAAGCGGTACAAAAGTGGCGGCAAGATTCCGATGCGTGTTAA
- the Atg2 gene encoding autophagy-related protein 2 homolog B isoform X2, with protein MSKMSWFGWSADIKKRACRYLLQRYLGQFSEELTLDQLTVDLYNGTGRVVNVSLDVQALNEMGEQQHLPLDFVDGFIMEISISIPWSALLSQASYVEVKGLRLTVQPRQRIETGTSMFESMWSSMTSSMQLAQECLQQDAASVGNAQPLEAVELFAQTIDSILSRVKVRFIDTVIRLEHVPLNSSTGVAIEVWIQNLEYSDEAGLDPSNTSLDPDECAKGYIISAFSTKRFYMEGVTFHTDEFPSRARTFSRSMLASTCSTPDSKNSDSLFISAQMSPTQSIMHTPPEGNAVNNSNESNPIMFAKLAGRQEVRLKMKQGEGISGPKVELEITLGALTLFLSPRQLHVLLELVHGLASPDLEDVSNVVPRRYVEKPMASSDFNRIERELIHQTHPMQDLKTTDLRYAQGWSTGSVDESDNEDEFLPMKLPGSSSMCDSITSNNFSMEGSISTSSISSKSSATNLPRHNRHRHNIDNDTSAETTQFHIRVSSVALILLHEDILTPCVEQLGLTSSSVRQMRNAAKEFFRHVGTFAMGGYGSKDFDTASKSLTEACRLSHIRLLAAPLVVEGSEKTTNQYSAISGSLTLASLEVVECLVDSNNPSSYRTPSMEFIELLAFTKENTTNIGFSNKTDFRMRFKYTQKAVRHTHMTKFAHPRTEFDIQMEPCRGEVDITIVDRISAILNPQPICTCNPVINARDANQQTLFDQAVDSATLPDSRVDVKISSSSCTIKLRFPVPDLRPLHDMSRAPWWKRSVRSDYMIVQMTDAQVHSTMDSRSHYIARHELQCRRLSLLYIETEGDAPIEIGLATADEKNDTATYQQVNDDLGWARVVVIVYPERLGGPLEDSSEEEVENDKRILDDTLEKTPKHAPSPFTSRRIMRESDTLHSKSHEHGQKNEQSDGEELIIPGNRQEMLEFIEEGIHGSRLQLEINLPCASVQIPSKRIYEQLYNRFNTDLFLWEPSAPRPKYTTHLENHIGLDLASTLLQESTYPKFSMCKSGIQYNSDSDSDEGGIFHSTTNEKSHKEAQRMSSKKAQSKLAMTLSINQGLLSMYTPVRDSLRNVIPGQQGELIIRLEDATIFSVTAYKGNANLSYACAMMRSVSLDHCGLTTSPSRTPPLRCINSVRPRYCERTIYRSGSGSNITANPNDKDMVTVAVRVQAAHQTHRIKTFRVAIGISNATLRHRMCSAATSWFTELMDCLDVADHPVAGYSPPGVLTELHLHLWDCAIDYRPLHLPLRSVVTLGNFSVSSNITAQTNTSTLRFIAEDVALFISDKLREKSVDLKRNYVCVMNFGLFELSLRLNERMYGGVPRVDLRASNNVLHVRTCSDSGRALMQLLTYIANDGDLQQPNSVINSSSTESIPTVPPTSTRYEENLLGVESINTLSRSQVERVYSLMEDALEETVKGTTTQSGNESEKIPMTENRVEFFFPDDSCAATREAETQKSSQECGKTIACGVEDDDDDDEFCILGEEAGTGIIPRYGVPEVRSLCQEPLRIVDNHFSVPVGKTDLLQTPPNYPAPVLKYTLCEMTLIWHMYGGNDFDGSQPQSAKHVTINDNVRSNMTHGRSRSAIGAVGFNKSSPNEVHFGSVPNSPRATRSNDALIDWHTLSGPGRRHDVLMELQLSKVRFQHEVYPENTREASRQVLLVHEIEAVDRSEAKKALAHLIARNPPPYRNKEHPRIIRPL; from the exons GCGCTCAACGAGATGGGGGAGCAACAACATCTCCCGCTGGACTTCGTCGACGGTTTTATAATGGAGATATCTATTAGTATACCGTGGTCGGCGTTACTTAGTCAAGCGAGTTACGTGGAAGTCAAGGGTCTCAGACTCACGGTACAACCGCGACAAAGAATCGAAACTGGGACATCGATGTTCGAGTCTATGTGGAGTTCAATGACGTCCAGTATGCAACTCGCTCAGGAGTGTCTGCAACAAGACGCGGCCAGTGTGGGAAATGCTCAGCCCTTAGAGGCGGTGGAACTGTTTGCGCAGACTATAGATTCAA TCTTGTCTCGGGTCAAAGTGAGATTTATCGATACTGTGATACGTTTGGAACACGTACCGTTGAATTCTTCCACGGGAGTAGCGATCGAAGTGTGGATACAAAATCTTGAATATTCTGACGAAGCTGGATTAGATCCCAGTAATACGTCTCTAGATCCCGACGAATGTGCGAAGGGTTACATTATTTCGGCGTTCTCCACTAAGCGATTTTACATGGAGGGAGTGACTTTTCATACCGACGAATTTCCCTCGCGCGCAAGAACGTTTTCTAGAAGTATGTTGGCTAGCACGTGCTCTACTCCCGATTCTAAG AACTCGGACAGTCTGTTTATCTCCGCACAAATGTCTCCTACGCAGAGCATTATGCATACTCCTCCAGAAGGAAATGCTGTTAACAACTCGAACGAATCAAATCCCATCATGTTTGCTAAGCTGGCAGGTAGACAAGAAGTGagattaaaaatgaaacaagGCGAAGGAATATCGGGACCAAAG GTAGAACTGGAAATTACTCTGGGAGCACTTACTTTGTTCCTGAGTCCTAGGCAGCTTCATGTCTTATTAGAATTAGTGCATGGCCTAGCATCTCCAGATCTAGAAGACGTTAGTAATGTTGTTCCGAGAAGATATGTGGAAAAACCTATGGCTAGCAGTGATTTTAATCGTATAGAACGCGAGCTTATCCATCAAACACATCCTATGCAAGATTTGAAGACTACG gaTTTACGATATGCTCAAGGATGGTCTACTGGATCTGTGGACGAATCTGACAACGAGGATGAATTCCTACCAATGAAATTGCCGGGATCTTCGTCGATGTGTGATTCGATCACGAGCAATAATTTCAGTATGGAGGGCAGCATATCGACCAGCAGCATTAGTTCGAAAAGTTCGGCAACGAATTTGCCGAGACATAATAGACACAGACATAACATAGACAACGACACGTCCGCTGAGACTACCCAGTTTCacataagggtgtcttccgtCGCTCTAATTCTGTTGCACGAAGATATACTAACGCCATGCGTGGAACAACTCGGTCTAACTTCTAGCAGTGTAAGACAGATGAGAAACGCGGCGAAGGAATTTTTCAGGCACGTAGGAACGTTTGCTATGGGCGGCTATGGAAGTAAAGATTTTGATACAGCgtcaaaatcacttacagaGGCTTGTCGACTTAGTCATATTAG ATTACTAGCTGCGCCATTAGTGGTCGAGGGCAGTGAAAAGACAACTAATCAATACTCTGCGATATCAGGAAGCTTGACTTTAGCTAGTTTGGAAGTTGTAGAATGTTTGGTTGACTCCAACAACCCTAGCTCGTATAGAACACCATCGATGGAATTCATCGAGCTATTAGCGTTCACGAAAGAGAACACAACTAATATTGGGTTTTCCAACAAAACTGATTTTAGGATGAGATTTAAATATACCCAAAAGGCTGTTCGACATACTCACATGACGAAATTTGCACATCCACGCACAGAGTttga CATTCAAATGGAACCCTGCAGAGGCGAAGTAGACATTACTATTGTAGATAGAATATCTGCTATTCTTAATCCGCAGCCAATATGTACTTGCAATCCTGTAATAAATGCTAGAGATGCT AATCAACAGACATTATTTGATCAAGCTGTGGACAGTGCAACACTGCCAGATTCTAGAGTAGACGTCAAAATCTCTTCGTCGTCATGTACGATCAAACTGAG atttccTGTACCAGATTTAAGACCACTACACGATATGAGTCGTGCGCCGTGGTGGAAAAGATCTGTGAGATCTGACTATATGATAGTACAGATGACAGATGCACAAGTTCACTCCACTATGGATAGCCGATCTCATTATATAGCTAGGCACGAACTGCAATGTCGGCGGCTGTCGTTGTTGTACATAGAAACCGAGGGCGATGCGCCAATCGAAATCGGTTTAGCTACAGCTGACGAGAAGAATGATACTGCGACGTATCAGCAAGTCAACGATGATCTTGGTTGGGCGAGAGTAGTGGTCATTGTGTATCCAGAACGTCTCGGTGGTCCATTGGAGGATAGTTCTGAAGAAGAAGTAGAGAACGATAAACGGATTTTAGATGATACCTTGGAGAAAACTCCGAAACATGCGCCTTCCCCGTTCACCTCTAGACGAATCATGCGCGAATCCGACACGCTCCACTCGAAATCTCACGAACACGGTCAGAAAAACGAACAAAG CGACGGTGAAGAACTAATTATACCTGGAAATCGACAAGAAATGTTGGAATTTATCGAAGAAGGCATACACGGTTCTAGACTACAGCTGGAAATCAATTTACCTTGTGCTTCCGTCCAGATACCGTCTAAACGCATTTATGAACAGCTCTACAATCGATTCAATACCGATTTGTTCCTATGGGAGCCGTCGGCACCCAGGCCCAAATACACCACTCATCTGGAAAATCACATTGGCCTCGACCTAGCATCTACTCTTTTACAGGAATCCACTTATCCTAA ATTCAGCATGTGCAAAAGTGGGATCCAGTATAATTCCGACTCCGACTCAGACGAGGGAGGTATATTCCATTCTACAACGAACGAGAAGAGTCACAAAGAGGCACAAAGAATGTCATCGAAGAAAGCACAGAGCAAGTTGGCAATGACTCTAAGCATCAATCAGGGTCTTCTGTCTATGTACACTCCCGTGCGCGATTCTTTGCGCAACGTTATACCCGGGCAACAAGGAGAATTGATCATACGATTAGAGGATGCTACGATATTTTCCGTGACGGCATACAAGGGGAATGCTAATCTGAGCTACGCTTGCGCTATGATGAGGAGCGTATCGCTGGATCACTGCGGTTTGACGACAAGCCCGTCGCGGACACCGCCATTGAGATGTATCAATAGCGTTAGGCCACGATATTGCGAGAGAACGATATATCGTAGCGGATCCGGTAGCAATATAACAGCGAATCCTAACGACAAGGACATGGTGACAGTCGCGGTGAGGGTACAAGCGGCCCATCAGACGCATCGTATAAAGACTTTCCGGGTTGCGATAGGTATAAGCAATGCTACATTAAGGCACCGAATGTGTTCCGCCGCTACTTCGTGGTTCACAGAATTGATGGATTGTCTGGATGTAGCGGATCATCCTGTCGCCGGTTATTCACCGCCGGGTGTTCTGACTGAGCTGCATCTGCACCTGTGGGATTGCGCGATCGACTATAGACCGCTTCACCTGCCGCTAAGGTCTGTTGTGACCCTCGGCAATTTCAGCGTGTCGAGCAACATTACGGCGCAGACTAATACGTCAACATTGCGTTTTATCGCGGAGGATGTCGCGCTCTTCATATCGGACAAGCTGCGCGAAAAGTCGGTGGATCTAAAACGGAATTACGTGTGCGTGATGAATTTCGGCCTGTTCGAGTTGTCGCTACGCCTGAACGAGAGGATGTACGGCGGTGTGCCGCGAGTCGATCTCCGGGCGAGCAACAATGTGTTGCACGTACGCACATGCTCGGACTCGGGTCGCGCTCTCATGCAACTACTGACTTACATCGCCAACGATGGCGATTTGCAACAGCCGAATAGCGTGATAAACAGCAGCAGCACCGAGAGTATTCCCACTGTGCCACCAACGTCTACGAGATACGAGGAAAATCTTTTGGGCGTCGAGAGCATCAACACTCTTAGCAGGAGTCAAGTTGAGCGAGTCTATAGTTTAATGGAGGATGCGTTGGAGGAGACTGTGAAGGGAACGACAACTCAGAGTGGCAACGAAAGCGAGAAGATACCAATGACAGAAAATCGGgttgaatttttctttcctgATGATTCCTGTGCCGCTACGCGAGAGGCAGAGACGCAAAAGAGTTCGCAAGAATGCGGTAAAACGATCGCATGCGGTGTAGaagatgacgacgacgacgatgaatTTTGCATCTTGGGAGAGGAAGCTGGTACAGGAATAATACCGCGCTATGGAGTACCTGAGGTTCGGTCGCTGTGCCAAGAACCATTAAGAATAGTGGATAATCACTTTTCCGTGCCGGTCGGCAAAACCGATCTATTGCAGACTCCACCAAACTATCCTGCACCTGTATTGAAATACACCCTCTGCGAGATGACATTGATATGGCATATGTACGGTGGCAATGATTTCGATGGTTCTCAACCGCAGTCTGCTAAGCACGTGACCATCAATGACAACGTTCGCAGTAATATGACGCATGGAAG AAGTAGATCGGCTATAGGTGCTGTAGGTTTCAACAAGTCTAGTCCGAACGAGGTGCACTTTGGCAGCGTGCCGAATTCGCCGCGTGCAACGAGAAGCAACGACGCGTTGATCGATTGGCACACACTAAGTGGCCCGGGTCGACGGCACGACGTGCTAATGGAACTGCAATTGAGCAAGGTTCGCTTCCAGCACGAGGTCTATCCGGAGAACACCCGGGAAGCGTCCAGGCAGGTGCTACTGGTGCACGAGATTGAA GCGGTGGATCGAAGCGAAGCCAAGAAAGCTCTAGCACACCTAATAGCTCGCAATCCACCCCCGTATCGAAACAAGGAACACCCACGCATCATCCGCCCATTATGA